The proteins below are encoded in one region of Fulvia fulva chromosome 9, complete sequence:
- a CDS encoding DNA polymerase epsilon subunit B: MALPQRVQPGSHVFSSSPAFGTPLHPLPNGIQRAPPPPPAFKPQIATILPILLPPPTLRPLAFRTFTKKHNLTLNASALQGLATFIGRHCGSSWREEGTGEKVLEEVAKIWKAENGPVIVEDGDRLQAILKTLEGCMTGGRIGPAKSGNNLSRQASFAFGNDSAVDLGDGSRRPSLHREGSSFGLGGLKVDSPAPEEHEEASKDPRSWLNVVSAFEQPRFTYHVDKKHFLSISAKPTMFPAPAHKTAIFKERYNIIHQRLLRNPAFQAPSTSTVQPKLSRRAKNSALERQFYKITPIANLLGRGSTSHLLLGMLVIAPTGTLALNDPSGSISLDLQHAGSMQEGEPYFCPGMIVLVDGVYEEDWAGAGSSGLGNTGGVGGTIGGRFVGFEIGGPPVEKRDLALGINVKAEDLGGGFGWTDFLGQGSERAIGSRMRRLEQRLIGSEAELSSDAERKIVMISELNLDNPVILSGLREVLEQYAANDQPPMTFVLMGDFSSKAAMAGSGTGSIEYKELFNELAAVMADFPTLLRKSTWVFVPGDNDAWASSFSAGAGTVAPRAGVPDLFTNRIKRAFATAKTEGSALKKEESDGEAIWTSNPARLSMFGPAHEVVLFRDDIAGRLRRNAVRIGQAAKAEGQQPQPASAEGEDIIMSGALPSTEDVLEADSQLTDGTVLDSPMVEVPVSEPFGIQEAKRLILSLLPQSTLSPFPLTVRPTHWDYTASALSLYPLPHTLVLADAESPPFALTFEGCHVINPGRLVEGGGRRKKVQWVEYDAWAKRGMLKELYMG; this comes from the coding sequence ATGGCCTTACCACAAAGAGTGCAGCCAGGCAGCCATGTCTTCTCATCGTCGCCAGCATTCGGCACTCCTCTCCATCCCCTCCCAAATGGCATCCAACGAGCGCCTCCGCCTCCGCCAGCATTCAAGCCGCAGATAGCGACCATACTCCCCATCCTGCTACCGCCTCCGACATTACGACCGCTAGCTTTCAGGACATTCACCAAGAAGCACAACCTCACCCTCAACGCCTCGGCGTTACAAGGACTGGCCACTTTCATAGGCCGACACTGTGGCTCATCATggcgagaagaaggcacgGGCGAGAAAGTTCTGGAGGAAGTGGCCAAGATCTGGAAGGCGGAGAATGGCCCAGTCATTGTGGAGGATGGCGACAGACTGCAGGCCATCTTGAAGACGCTGGAAGGCTGTATGACAGGAGGCCGAATCGGCCCAGCCAAGAGTGGAAACAACCTCAGCAGACAGGCCAGTTTTGCATTTGGGAATGATAGTGCGGTGGACCTCGGAGATGGTAGTAGAAGGCCGAGCCTTCATCGTGAAGGCAGCAGCTTTGGGCTTGGCGGGCTCAAGGTTGACTCGCCTGCACCAGAAGAGCACGAAGAGGCCAGCAAGGATCCACGGAGTTGGTTGAACGTCGTCTCTGCATTTGAGCAACCGAGATTCACTTACCATGTCGACAAGAAGCACTTTCTCTCGATATCGGCCAAGCCCACCATGTTTCCTGCTCCCGCCCACAAGACAGCCATCTTCAAGGAGCGATACAACATCATCCACCAAAGACTGCTGCGAAATCCAGCTTTTCAAGCACCATCGACATCGACGGTACAGCCGAAACTGTCGAGAAGAGCCAAGAACTCGGCGCTTGAACGACAGTTCTATAAAATCACGCCTATCGCCAATCTGCTTGGACGAGGAAGCACTTCACATCTTCTGCTGGGTATGCTAGTTATTGCACCGACAGGCACATTAGCGTTGAACGATCCGAGTGGAAGCATCAGTCTAGATTTACAGCACGCGGGCTCGATGCAAGAAGGGGAACCATACTTCTGCCCTGGTATGATCGTGCTTGTCGATGGCGTGTACGAAGAAGACTGGGCTGGTGCTGGATCGAGTGGACTTGGCAATACAGGAGGTGTCGGTGGGACAATTGGAGGCCGATTTGTTGGATTTGAGATTGGTGGACCGCCTGTCGAGAAGCGTGATCTCGCACTTGGCATCAACGTTAAAGCTGAAGACCTTGGAGGAGGCTTTGGCTGGACAGACTTCCTCGGTCAGGGGTCAGAGCGCGCAATTGGCAGTAGAATGAGACGGCTCGAACAGCGACTGATTGGGTCCGAGGCAGAGCTGTCAAGCGATGCGGAAAGGAAGATCGTCATGATCTCCGAGCTGAACCTGGACAACCCTGTCATCCTCTCAGGCCTACGGGAAGTGCTTGAGCAATACGCTGCGAATGACCAACCACCCATGACATTTGTGCTCATGGGAGACTTCTCTAGCAAAGCAGCCATGGCTGGCTCTGGTACAGGGTCGATCGAGTACAAAGAGCTATTCAATGAGCTTGCAGCTGTCATGGCCGACTTCCCAACCCTACTACGAAAGAGTACTTGGGTGTTTGTGCCTGGTGACAATGATGCTTGGGCATCGTCATTCAGTGCAGGAGCTGGCACGGTTGCACCCAGAGCGGGCGTGCCTGACCTCTTCACCAACCGGATAAAGCGCGCTTTCGCTACAGCAAAGACCGAAGGCAGCGCCCTCAAAAAGGAGGAGTCTGACGGCGAGGCCATATGGACCAGCAATCCTGCACGGCTCAGCATGTTTGGACCCGCACATGAGGTAGTCCTGTTCAGGGACGACATTGCAGGTCGATTGCGGCGGAACGCGGTTCGGATTGGTCAAGCTGCGAAAGCAGAAGGACAACAACCACAACCTGCATCGGCCGAAGGTGAGGATATCATAATGTCAGGTGCTTTGCCGTCGACAGAAGATGTGCTGGAGGCAGACTCTCAGTTGACTGACGGAACGGTGTTGGACTCGCCCATGGTCGAAGTACCAGTGAGCGAACCTTTCGGCATCCAAGAGGCAAAACGCCTGATCCTGTCGCTGTTGCCACAATCGACACTTTCACCGTTCCCGCTTACAGTGCGACCCACTCACTGGGACTATACTGCATCAGCATTGTCGCTCTACCCATTGCCGCATACACTAGTATTGGCTGACGCTGAAAGCCCTCCGTTCGCCCTCACGTTCGAAGGGTGCCATGTGATCAACCCTGGAAGACTGGTGGAAGGTGGTGGTAGGCGCAAGAAGGTGCAATGGGTAGAATATGATGCATGGGCAAAGCGAGGAATGCTGAAAGAGTTGTATATGGGGTGA
- a CDS encoding NASP-related protein sim3: protein MADNMIEEPIVEATPAEELPAKLEQLKANATKEYSLKHYDAAAEIYSDAAAVQDQINGEMAVENADLLYQYGRCLYHVAVASADVLGGKVAGSGEPKRKKRKTSHAESRSAPLTNGGEGESGGSLIADAIKSGEQKTAEEVVEAVVDEKDGAVQEEPTSSNPFFNITGDDNFTDSEDEDEQGDGREEEEDDFQTAYEVLDMARILFTRKLQALSDSKGKSSAEDSDTRQLRERLADTHDLQADISLENERFQDAVKDTQDALALKLQLYPEESSLVAEGHYKLSLALEFASVKATRENKDGEAQVAEVDEEMREQAAREMELAIASCNLRISKEEAKMASMGEAEAKAQEKETADVKDMVTEMEQRLTDLRQPPTALGGLGPAGAPGTDEDALRGVLGAMLGESKADQAKRLQEATQNANDLTGMVKKKKPKPAAAEPVVEGKGKRKAEDVVEGATNGTANGKKVKFSEGTKTEDGDGEEPTLIADN, encoded by the coding sequence ATGGCCGACAACATGATCGAAGAGCCTATCGTCGAAGCAACACCAGCAGAAGAGCTGCCCGCGAAGCTCGAACAGCTCAAGGCAAACGCAACGAAAGAGTACTCCCTCAAGCACTACGATGCGGCCGCCGAGATCTACAGCGATGCGGCCGCGGTGCAGGACCAGATCAACGGCGAGATGGCAGTCGAGAACGCAGATCTGCTCTACCAGTACGGCCGCTGTCTGTACCACGTTGCCGTCGCGTCAGCAGACGTGCTTGGCGGAAAGGTCGCTGGTAGCGGAGAGCCAAAGCGAAAGAAGCGCAAGACCTCACATGCGGAGAGCAGGAGTGCACCATTGACAAACGGCGGCGAGGGCGAGAGTGGTGGCTCGCTCATCGCCGATGCGATCAAGTCTGGCGAGCAAAAGACGGCTGAGGAAGTGGTGGAAGCTGTTGTGGATGAGAAGGATGGTGCGGTGCAGGAGGAGCCCACTTCGTCGAATCCATTCTTCAACATCACCGGCGACGACAACTTCACAGACTCAGAGGACGAGGATGAACAGGGCGATGGGCGGGAAGAAGAGGAGGATGACTTCCAGACCGCGTACGAAGTGCTCGATATGGCGCGGATCCTATTCACGCGAAAGCTGCAAGCACTGTCAGATTCGAAAGGAAAGAGCTCAGCAGAAGACTCAGACACACGGCAACTGCGAGAACGTCTCGCGGACACTCACGATCTACAAGCCGACATATCTCTTGAGAACGAGCGTTTCCAGGATGCTGTAAAGGACACGCAGGACGCTCTAGCCCTCAAACTTCAGCTCTATCCGGAGGAAAGCAGTCTCGTGGCAGAAGGACACTACAAGCTCTCACTTGCCCTCGAATTTGCATCGGTCAAGGCTACTCGGGAGAACAAAGACGGCGAAGCACAAGTCGCCGAAGTAGATGAGGAAATGCGCGAGCAGGCAGCAAGAGAGATGGAGCTCGCGATCGCGTCTTGCAATCTACGCATAAGCAAAGAAGAGGCGAAGATGGCTAGCATGGGCGAAGCTGAAGCGAAAGCGCAGGAGAAGGAGACTGCAGACGTCAAAGACATGGTTACAGAGATGGAACAGCGCTTGACAGACCTACGCCAACCACCCACAGCACTCGGTGGCCTGGGCCCAGCCGGCGCACCTGGTACCGACGAAGATGCGCTTCGGGGTGTTCTGGGCGCAATGCTAGGCGAGAGCAAAGCAGACCAGGCGAAGCGGCTACAGGAGGCGACGCAGAACGCAAACGACCTGACTGGTATggtcaagaagaagaagccTAAGCCGGCGGCTGCGGAGCCTGTGGTAGAGGGCAAGGGTAAGCGAAAGGCGGAAGATGTGGTTGAGGGCGCGACGAATGGCACAGCTAATGGGAAGAAGGTCAAGTTCTCTGAGGGCACGAAGACTGAGGATGGAGATGGAGAGGAGCCGACACTGATTGCGGATAACTAG